The Novosphingobium sp. 9U DNA segment GGCGCGCGTTAGTCCTAGGTTGACCTACATATCGGCTTTACACGGTTGATTGGACGCCTAGCATTTCAGCTGGCTCTCACAAACGAGCCGCCGCTCACCCGCAGCGGAAAACTCCATTGCGCGGCCGTCGCTGCCGTTTGACCGTCACTGTTGCAAGTGGGAGGCGCCGCCGAGCTGGCCAGCGCCTGTTGCGCGACTGTCGCAGGCAATGTTTATCAGCCTCGCCTTCTGGTTCGCCGCGAGATCTGCGGGGCAGAGCTTGCGCGTCGTTGCGCATGAGCGATGGCCGATAGCGGCACACTGTCGTGAGCCGCCCAGAACTCGGCAAGGATGTCGCGCTGATCAGACGTGCTGGTGAGGCGGTGTGCTAGTTCTTGATAGCCTGACCGAGGCTGTTGGTGCGAAGAACGGTTTACAGTTATCTTGCTCTCAACGGCCTCGGTCATGCGTGGCAAACTCCCCCGTTTGCATTCTCTTGTCACCGGGCCAACTCTTATGAGCTCTAAGTGCCGGTGCTGATCTGAGCGGACGTTTAGCGCTTCTTACCGCAATGCTTCCAGCATGATTCTGCGTACGCTGACGTACCCAGCGGCTGCGGCCATGAGAGCGTATCACCGACATCTGCGCGCGTCCCGGCGCAATCGTGGTGTTAATCGACAGAGCGTTGTCCAACCACATCGCGCACGTATATTCGGGAGATGGCCCTCGGACCTGCCAACCAGACACAGCAGACAGGCATGCGGTCCCATAGCGACCAGATAGCCGGGTCGGTTGAGCGCGTCACGTTCCACAACGCGGACACTGGCTTTTGCGTTCTTCGGCTGAAGGTCAGGGGCCAGCGCGATCTTGTGACGCTTATTGGCCATGCCGCGGCGATTGGTGCCGGCGAGTACGTCGAGGCTAGCGGCGTGTGGCTGAACGATCGAAATCACGGCCTCCAGTTCAAGGCCGAGAAGGTCGAGGCGACTGTGCCCACCACGCTCAAGGGTCTGGAGAAGTACCTCGGGTCGGGGATGATCAAGGGCATCGGACCGGTCTACGCGGCCAAGCTGGTGGCGGCATTCCAGCACGATGTGTTCGAAGTCATCGAGAAGGAGCCTGAACGCCTCCGAGAGGTAACCGGCATTGGCCCGGTGCGTGAGGCCAAGATCATCAAGGGCTGGAGCGATCAGCGCGCCATCCGCGAGATCATCGTCTGGCTCTACAGCCATGGGGTCAGCTCGGCGCGGGCTGTGCGGATCTTCAAGACCTATGGCGAGCAGGCGATCGCCACGATCAAGGCAGATCCCTATCAACTCGCTCGAGACATCACGGGCATCGGGTTCAAGACAGCCGATGCGATCGCATCGAGCATCGGCTACGGCAAGGAGGATCCACGCCGTGTCCGCGCGGGTGTCAGCCATGCGCTGACCACTGCGATGCATGATGGCCATTGCGGACTCCCTCGGGACGATCTGCTCAGATCAGGCGCGAAACTCCTGGAAGTGCCCGAGCCATTGATCGAGCAAGCGCTGCAGGATGAACTTGCCTCTGGCGAGGTGATCTCAGGTGTGACGGAAGGGCGCGAGGTCATGTTCCTCGCCGGCCTATACCGCGCCGAGCAGTCGATAGCCGATCGACTGCTCCGATTGCGTGAAGGTCTGTTGCCATGGCCTGCCATAAACGCCGAGGTGGCGATCCCCTGGGTCGAGGGCAGAACGGGCTTGGAATTGTCACCAAGCCAGCAGGCAGCGATGCGCCTGGCGCTCTTGTCAAAGACTTGCGTGATTACCGGTGGCCCTGGTGTAGGCAAGACCACGCTGGTCAACTCGATCCTGAAGACCCTTGCTGCAAAGCGGGTCGTGATAGCTCTTGCCGCTCCGACTGGACGCGCCGCCAAGCGCCTGGCCGAGTCCAGCGGAATGGAAGCCATGACGCTGCACCGGCTGCTCGAAAGCGATCCAGGAGAGGGTGGCTTCAAGCGCAACGAGCATAACCCGCTCGAGTGTCAGCTGCTGGTCATCGATGAGGCCAGCATGATCGACGTGATGCTTATGCACGCGACCCTTAAGGCACTACCAGCTGGCGCCGCTTTGCTCCTGGTCGGAGACGTCGACCAGCTGCCGTCCGTCGGACCTGGGCAGGTTCTGAAGGACGGCATCGCGAGCGGTGCAGTGCCGGTTGTCCGGCTCACCGAGGTTTTCCGCCA contains these protein-coding regions:
- a CDS encoding ATP-dependent RecD-like DNA helicase, with protein sequence MRSHSDQIAGSVERVTFHNADTGFCVLRLKVRGQRDLVTLIGHAAAIGAGEYVEASGVWLNDRNHGLQFKAEKVEATVPTTLKGLEKYLGSGMIKGIGPVYAAKLVAAFQHDVFEVIEKEPERLREVTGIGPVREAKIIKGWSDQRAIREIIVWLYSHGVSSARAVRIFKTYGEQAIATIKADPYQLARDITGIGFKTADAIASSIGYGKEDPRRVRAGVSHALTTAMHDGHCGLPRDDLLRSGAKLLEVPEPLIEQALQDELASGEVISGVTEGREVMFLAGLYRAEQSIADRLLRLREGLLPWPAINAEVAIPWVEGRTGLELSPSQQAAMRLALLSKTCVITGGPGVGKTTLVNSILKTLAAKRVVIALAAPTGRAAKRLAESSGMEAMTLHRLLESDPGEGGFKRNEHNPLECQLLVIDEASMIDVMLMHATLKALPAGAALLLVGDVDQLPSVGPGQVLKDGIASGAVPVVRLTEVFRQAATSRIITNAHRINAGTIPDLSARGEGDFFYVQADEPGEVAEKVVDLVSRHIPRRFGFEAARDIQVLSPMQRGGAGARALNTLLQQRINPPTDEFVERFGQRYGPGDKVMHIVNDRERDIYNGDLGVVTRIDHQEAELTAIFGENEATFDFGELDALQLAYATTIHKSQGSEYPVVVLPLTMQAYTMLGRELIYTAVTRARKLLVLVGSRKALSIAVKQRQPRRWSLLRERLSK